A DNA window from Aspergillus nidulans FGSC A4 chromosome I contains the following coding sequences:
- a CDS encoding putative disulfide isomerase (transcript_id=CADANIAT00007050) has product MRVSLLTWSLLSLFSLPTFASHSEGSTPAQRLVKRADSDDSTPTLFNGVEVPPMKELTPENFAETVKDGYWFIKQYSPACPHCVAIAPTWQTLYEFYYTSNPLSAASTKQSDSWSLNSFEGFYNFHFAAMNCLAYGDLCKKLEIDGYPTFSLYHDGKQVERYDGAKTMEAFSEYIEEKLEAIKPGSRPAKGLKLPEPGDKAVDTKANPDTAASKDKDPEAGVKAGEKHNEKAAQHAAEMALENPANERDATSKSKQKAKAPVNPQGISVPLTAESFQKLVTPTDEPWFIKFYAPWCHHCQALAPNWAQMAKEMQHTLNVGEVNCEVERRLCKDARVTAFPTMYFFRGTERVEYNGLRGLGDLVSYANRAVEIRNGIQDVDAESFKALEETEDVIFLYFYDHATVSEDFEALERLALPLIGHAKLVKTDSAALAERFRISTWPRLLVSRSGRANYYNPIAPRDMRDIRQILNWMQTVWLPIVPELTASNARELMDGKFVVLGILSRSRANEFVEAKRELKNAALEWMDKQVQLFQLERQELRDAKQLRIEEAEDRNDQRALRAAKNMHVSIREDDKKQVRFAWVDGDFWERWLRTTYGIDVSKGERVIINDQDNRRYWDTASSGASIMASRTSILETIPLVIANPPKLTPKSTIGTFESIFFVSHAFITGHPILFVILLILSIAGVTYVARGRAHKRGIRGGILGIAGNAGGFLQLDGKEGLLNGGSTGKVD; this is encoded by the exons ATGCGCGTCTCTTTATTGACATGGTCGTTGCTTTCACTCTTTTCCCTCCCGACTTTTGCCTCTCATTCTGAAGGGTCAACCCCGGCCCAACGCCTCGTGAAAAGGGCTGACTCTGATGACTCGACACCGACGCTCTTCAATGGCGTCGAGGTTCCGCCTATGAAGGAGCTAACTCCTGAGAACTTTGCGGAAACGGTTAAAGATGGTTATTG GTTCATCAAGCAATACTCTCCGGCATGTCCTCATTGCGTAGCGATTGCACCCACTTGGCAGACTTTATACGAGTTTTATTAT ACTTCGAATCCCCTCTCCGCAGCCTCTACAAAACAATCTGACAGCTGGTCTCTGAACTCGTTCGAGGGCTTTTACAACTTCCATTTTGCCGCCATGAATTGTCTGGCATACGGTGATTTGTGCAAGAAGCTCGAAATCGACGGTTACCCAACCTTTTCTTTATACCATGATGGGAAGCAAGTCGAACGATACGATGGAGCAAAAACAATGGAGGCTTTCAGTGAGTATATtgaggagaagctggaagctATCAAACCTGGGTCACGCCCCGCGAAAGGTCTTAAGCTACCAGAACCCGGTGATAAGGCAGTCGACACCAAGGCGAACCCGGATACCGCTGCTTCCAAGGACAAGGACCCTGAGGCTGGCGTCAAGGCCGGTGAGAAACATAATGAGAAAGCTGCTCAACATGCTGCCGAGATGGCCCTTGAGAATCCGGCCAACGAGAGAGACGCTACTTCGAAGTCGAAGCAGAAGGCCAAGGCGCCAGTGAATCCTCAGGGAATATCTGTTCCTCTTACCGCTGAGAGCTTTCAGAAACTTGTTACGCCGACTGATGAACCCTGGTTTATCAAGTTCTATGCTCCGTGGTGCCACCATTGCCAGGCGTTGGCCCCTAATTGGGCACAAATGGCCAAAGAGATGCAACACACACTCAACGTTGGCGAAGTTAATTGTGAGGTCGAACGCAGACTTTGCAAAGATGCCCGTGTTACTGCATTCCCCACCATGTATTTCTTCCGCGGAACAGAGAGAGTGGAGTACAACGGTCTTCGAGGTCTCGGCGACCTAGTCAGCTACGCCAATAGAGCTGTTGAGATTCGGAACGGCATTCAGGATGTCGATGCCGAGTCTTTcaaggctctggaagaaacagaagatgTGATTTTCTTGTACTTTTATGACCATGCAACAGTGTCTGAAGATTTCGAGGCCCTGGAACGTCTCGCCCTTCCGCTCATCGGTCACGCGAAATTGGTGAAAACAGACAGTGCTGCTCTCGCTGAAAGATTCAGAATTTCCACGTGGCCACGCCTTCTCGTCTCTCGAAGTGGGCGTGCGAACTATTACAATCCTATCGCCCCTAGAGATATGAGAGATATCCGGCAAATTCTCAATTGGATGCAGACCGTTTGGCTCCCCATTGTCCCCGAACTTACGGCGTCTAATGCCCGCGAGCTTATGGATGGCAAGTTTGTGGTACTCGGTATTCTAAGTCGCAGTCGTGCAAACGAGTTTGTCGAAGCGAAGCGGGAGCTGAAGAATGCGGCGCTTGAGTGGATGGATAAACAAGTGCAGCTGTTCCAGTTGGAACGACAAGAGCTACGGGATGCTAAACAGCTACGGattgaagaggcagaggatcGCAATGATCAGCGAGCGTTGCGTGCAGCCAAGAATATGCACGTCTCCATTCGCGAGGACGATAAGAAGCAAGTGAGGTTTGCCTGGGTTGATGGTGATTTCTGGGAACGCTGGTTGAGAACTACCTATGGCATCGATGTGAGCAAAGGCGAGCGTGTCATTATTAACGACCAAGACAACCGCCGTTACTGGGATACTGCTTCCAGTGGTGCTTCCATAATGGCTTCGCGAACCTCCATTCTTGAAACCATCCCTCTCGTCATTGCCAACCCTCCCAAGCTGACGCCTAAGTCTACTATCGGCACTTTTGAGtccattttcttcgtctcccaCGCATTCATCACAGGTCACCCTAttctcttcgtcatcctcctaATTCTGTCCATCGCTGGTGTGACATATGTTGCCCGGGGGAGAGCACATAAGCGCGGAATTCGTGGCGGAATCCTCGGCATTGCTGGCAATGCTGGTGGCTTCCTTCAGCTTGACGGGAAGGAAGGGCTTCTAAACGGAGGTTCAACCGGAAAGGTAGACTGA
- a CDS encoding cytochrome b-c1 complex subunit 10 (transcript_id=CADANIAT00007051) translates to MFSQTLRRAAAQSVRSSPLAGRFTPSPHIGGYTINDATKLGGIAATFGVSAGVFALFFFGEVPRVRKDILQKLPFFDTYLDRTIAPEDNPF, encoded by the exons ATG TTCTCTCAGACCCTCCGCCGTGCCGCAGCTCAGTCTGTCCGGTCATCTCCTCTTGCCGGAAG GTTCACCCCCTCCCCTCACATTGGCGGCTATACCATCAACGACGCTACCAAGCT CGGTGGAATTGCCGCCACCTTTGGTGTCAGTGCCGGTgtcttcgccctcttcttctttggcgaagTTCCCCGTGTCCGCaaggatatcctccagaagCTCCCTTTCTTTGACACCTACCTCGACCGGACTATTGCTCCTGAGGACAAC CCCTTCTAA
- a CDS encoding amino acid permease (transcript_id=CADANIAT00007052): protein MSLPGKALAVSDTHGYRDVSHDPVTSALPNGDVPVFDDSMDADERVITALGYKQEFKREFSLWTTFCVSFAVLGLLPSFASTMYYGMGYAGTAGMVWGWIIAMIFIQCVAMSMAELCSAMPTSGGLYYAAAVLAPPGYGPFAAWITGWSNWIGQITAAPSVDYALAAMILAAGSIQNPDYIPTQWQTYLLTVFILIVHTGISSMPTKWVAVFNSWGSTFNMLALVAVIIAIPAGTTNSPKFTPSREVWGNITNMTDYPDGVAVLMTFVAVIWTMSGYDSPFHLSEECSNANIASPRAIVITSGVGGLMGWFLQLVVAYTVVDIDAVLNSDLGQPWASYLFQVMSRKGALAILALTIVCGFSMGQGCMVAASRVTYAYARDDCFPFSKHWKRINNTTQTPVNAVILNTVLGILMCLLLFAGDVAIGALFSIGAIAQFVAFIIPIAIRVFFVGDRFRKGPWHLGSFGPWIGALGVGFVLLMVPILCLPADTGSDLTPDLMNWTCLVWGGPMIAVSIWWIFDAHKWFKGPKVNLEHVIHGNIIDGIDGSQEQTTVVPGAGAPADVSHRSSPKL, encoded by the exons ATGTCTCTCCCAGGCAAAGCGCTAGCCGTGTCGGATACGCACGGTTATCGCGATGTTAGCCATGACCCTGTTACCTCAGCCCTACCGAACGGGGACGTCCCCGTATTCGACGACTCGATGGACGCCGATGAGCGCGTCATCACGGCTCTTGGATACAAACAGGAATTCAAGCGCGAGTTTTCACTATGGACTACATTCTGCGTTAGCTTTGCGGTGCTGGGACTGCTTCCGTCGTTTGCGAGCACTATGTATTATG GTATGGGATATGCAGGAACCGCAGGAATGGTCTGGGGCTGGATCATtgccatgatcttcatccaaTGTGTTGCAATGTCTATGGCAGAGCTATGTTCCGCTATGCCCACCAG CGGAGGGTTGTACTATGCCGCTGCAGTGCTTGCGCCTCCAGGCTACGGCCCTTTTGCGGCATGGATTACTGGGTGGTCCAACTGGATCGGTCAGATCACTGCAGCTCCATCGGTGGACTACGCCTTAGCTGCAATGATTCTCGCTGCAGGGTCCATCCAAAATCCGGATTACATCCCTACACAATGGCAGACCTATCTTTTAACCGTATTTATCTTGATAGTCCACACTGGTATTAGCAGCATGCCAACAAAATGGGTAGCGGTTTTCAACTCTTGGGGTTCGACTTTCAATATGCTCGCACTGGTGGCTGTCATTATCGCCATTCCTGCCGGGACCACTAACTCTCCCAAGTTCACACCATCTAGGGAGGTTTGGGGGAACATTACGAACATGACCGACTATCCTGACGGAGTAGCCGTGCTCATGACATTCGTTGCTGTTATTTGGACCATGTCTGGCTATGACTCGCCCTTCCATCTCAGTGAAGAGTGTTCCAACGCAAATATCGCCTCCCCACGGGCCATTGTTATCACCTCGGGCGTTGGCGGTCTCATGGGATGGTTCTTGcagctcgtcgtcgcctACACCGTGGTAGACATTGACGCAGTATTGAACTCGGATCTAGGACAGCCCTGGGCGTCGTACCTCTTCCAGGTGATGTCCCGTAAGGGTGCGCTTGCCATCCTCGCACTCACCATCGTCTGTGGTTTCTCGATGGGCCAAGGATGTATGGTGGCGGCATCTCGAGTCACTTATGCTTACGCTCGCGACGACTGCTTTCCCTTTTCGAAGCACTGGAAGcgcatcaacaacaccacccAAACCCCGGTAAATGCTGTCATACTGAACACCGTCCTTGGAATTCTGATGTGTCTCCTCTTATTTGCCGGCGACGTCGCCATCGGTGCTTTGTTCTCCATTGGAGCTATTGCGCAATTCGTCGCCTTCATAATCCCTATTGCAATCCGCGTCTTCTTTGTCGGTGACCGGTTTCGCAAAGGACCATGGCATCTGGGTTCTTTCGGTCCCTGGATAGGAGCCCTAGGAGTAGGCTTTGTCCTGCTGATGGTGCCTATCCTGTGCCTACCTGCTGACACAGGTTCGGACCTCACCCCAGATCTGATGAACTGGACCTGTCTGGTCTGGGGAGGACCTATGATTGCGGTGAGCATTTGGTGGATATTTGATGCACATAAATGGTTCAAGGGGCCAAAGGTTAACTTGGAACACGTTATCCACGGAAATATAATTGATGGCATAGATGGTAGTCAGGAACAGACGACTGTGGTGCCAGGTGCAGGCGCACCTGCAGATGTCTCGCATAGGTCGTCTCCCAAGCTTTAG
- a CDS encoding uncharacterized protein (transcript_id=CADANIAT00007053) — MGIRYTATLVDLLSRSMLAIFRLDFQYEHKRSARIRITVSDGG; from the exons ATGGGGATTCGATACACTGCGACACTTGTCGATCTGTTGTCTAGGTCTATGCTCGCTATCTTTCGCTTGGACTTTCAGTACGAGCACA AACGAAGTGCGAGGATCCGGATAACGGTGTCTGACGGAGGTTAG
- a CDS encoding uncharacterized protein (transcript_id=CADANIAT00007054): MSSTRTVRLRSAVESATMEPVTAAGIMYTKAGAGPFQG, encoded by the exons ATGTCGAGTACCAGAACCGTCAGGCTCAGATCAGCTGTCGAGTCCGCCACCATG GAGCCAGTCACAGCCGCGGGGATAATGTATACGAAG gctggcgctggccCCTTTCAGGGTTAA
- a CDS encoding protein rfeC (transcript_id=CADANIAT00007055) yields the protein MDPRNHPSRPPSTSLPQGSAPLPSAPISSMPMPQYTMQPQYPVSQPHTLPPLQPHHSQSPAPHSYMGQPPYRPDLNRYPASSHDVYASSAAPIMPHTTVGSLPPTSFLSHPNPQAQAQAQQSPHYPPPHSVLPPASSAQSYPQPIAPAPPRDRRADFNNGLPSGAFSYSDGKPQGWDPVAANGAAPYPGKDSPRTQVVGSQGRRGILPSVPGRATPVTNGVNGTGKNTTIPAKDADGKFPCPNCNKTYLHAKHLKRHLLRHTGDRPYMCVLCKDTFSRSDILKRHFQKCSIRRGNPTGATHLSHPNAHVKRSQQQAAANPVKPVQDEVSSTVPPPSGIPGTTYGEGAVNGNGLAPARPGYADHQTMGFPMSSVNGMGRGQPEDAFPGGRPHQGAPWPQAPKQSPYLVQPGADPSGHQLNIDRNIEQVKQPVVQDPKRPVMPGHPGHPGELDWTSMFQPQAPEGYMFSQSMPGGQEPIHAHVETERKYYPTTTAGQESGMNGLYLASTMSGDGTVQPARQ from the exons ATGGATCCTAGAAACCATCCCTCTCGGCCTCCGTCTACCAGTCTGCCTCAAGGATCGGcgcctcttccttctgctccCATCTCGAGCATGCCAATGCCTCAGTACACGATGCAGCCTCAGTACCCAGTCTCTCAGCCGCACACCCTGCCTCCTCTGCAACCCCATCATAGCCAGTCGCCCGCTCCTCACTCGTACATGGGGCAGCCGCCGTACCGGCCTGATCTGAACAGGTACCCCGCATCAAGTCACGATGTTTACGCGTCTTCTGCTGCGCCGATAATGCCCCACACTACCGTGGGCAGCTTGCCTCCGacatctttcctttctcatcCCAATCCGCAGGCGCAGGCACAGGCGCAGCAATCGCCGCActatcctcctcctcataGCGTGCTCCCGCCCGCTTCCAGCGCTCAGTCGTACCCGCAGCCAATTGCGCCGGCGCCTCCCCGGGACCGTCGTGCTGACTTCAACAATGGACTTCCTTCAGGAGCATTCAGTTATTCGGACGGAAAGCCTCAAGGTTGGGACCCCGTTGCTGCGAATGGTGCTGCGCCGTATCCCGGGAAGGACTCCCCCCGAACCCAGGTTGTTGGTTCTCAGGGGCGACGCGGTATCCTTCCGAGTGTTCCGGGACGCGCAACTCCGGTCACAAATGGTGTTAACGGCACCGGCAAGAACACTACTATCCCGGCCAAGGATGCCGATGGAAAGTTCCCTTGCCCGAACTGTAACAAGACTTATCTTCATGCCAAGCATCTCAAGCGCCATCTGCTACGCC ACACTGGTGACCGCCCGTACATGTGTGTTCTTTGCAAAGACACCTTCTCTCGCAGTGATATCCTGAAACGTCATTTCCAAAAATGCTCAATCAGGCGTGGTAACCCCACCGGAGCAACGCACTTGTCGCACCCCAATGCGCATGTGAAGAGGTCCCAACAGCAGGCTGCGGCGAATCCTGTAAAACCTGTCCAGGATGAAGTCAGTAGTACCGTCCCGCCTCCCAGTGGCATCCCGGGCACGACTTACGGCGAGGGAGCCGTCAACGGCAATGGACTAGCTCCGGCCCGGCCAGGGTACGCGGATCACCAGACTATGGGCTTCCCAATGTCATCCGTCAACGGGATGGGCCGTGGTCAGCCTGAAGACGCGTTTCCCGGCGGCCGGCCGCATCAAGGAGCCCCTTGGCCACAAGCTCCCAAGcagagcccgtatctcgtgCAGCCGGGTGCTGACCCTTCTGGCCACCAGTTGAATATTGACCGAAACATCGAGCAGGTAAAACAACCGGTTGTTCAAGACCCCAAGCGCCCTGTGATGCCAGGACATCCCGGCCACCCCGGTGAGCTTGACTGGACGTCTATGTTCCAACCTCAAGCTCCCGAGGGCTACATGTTCTCCCAGTCTATGCCTGGTGGTCAAGAGCCCATCCACGCTCATGTCGAGACCGAGCGAAAGTATTACCCCACCACTACCGCTGGTCAAGAGAGTGGAATGAACGGTCTCTATCTGGCTTCGACTATGAGTGGCGACG GCACCGTTCAGCCCGCCAGACAATAG
- a CDS encoding uncharacterized protein (transcript_id=CADANIAT00007056) — translation MSTNRPFLANFLAAFRAQSTYKASTAGSQSATGSSSLSPSQISQGARAIATKTTSSPSSSSSSSSSSASPSTVPTNAPSSSETVSSPSHYHHHHSHHHQPSRPHSHSRAAPLNSQSHLNNSATDSYSSPSSPPTSSSTPIPIRNSDRQRRGSDSSSGSGGFRDALGPEKWYIGGRTAAGEERFYRLGMVTKGGGRLGGSGRVGSFDQLSL, via the coding sequence ATGTCCACCAACCGGCCTTTCTTGGCAAACTTCCTCGCTGCGTTCCGCGCGCAGTCAACCTACAAAGCATCAACTGCCGGCTCTCAATCCGCCACCGGCTCATCGTCGCTCTCCCCATCTCAGATTTCACAGGGCGCTCGAGCAATAGCTACAAAAACcacatcctctccttcttcatcttcatcgtcctcatcctcttccgcctcgcCATCCACAGTCCCAACCAAtgccccatcatcatctgagACGgtctcctcgccctcccactaccaccaccatcacagCCACCACCATCAGCCCTCAAGACCACACTCTCACAGCCGCGCAGCACCGTTAAACTCGCAATCACACCTAAACAACTCCGCAACCGATTCCtattcatctccttcctcgccgccaacttcctcctcaacgccCATCCCCATTAGAAATAGCGACCGTCAGCGGCGCGGAAGCGACAGTTCTAGCGGATCGGGCGGGTTTCGCGATGCTCTGGGACCCGAGAAATGGTATATTGGGGGAAGGACCGCGGCCGGAGAGGAGAGGTTCTATCGGCTTGGAATGGTGACTAAGGGTGGTGGACGGTTAGGAGGGAGTGGAAGAGTCGGCAGTTTTGATCAGTTGAGTCTGTGA
- a CDS encoding uncharacterized protein (transcript_id=CADANIAT00007057) produces MAQFLGMLLGSLWGGFVEWRFGWKTMVYSLGVLCFATSWMMLGLGEDVGGYGTKNGAVDAEAGTDTDGPDRVSWFRRMDLRTRTIWGNMKRGWNGIPVLGRQVNSGAQTVDGDTEREGLLAGSGRD; encoded by the exons ATGGCACAGTTCCTGGGCATGCTCTTAGGCTCATTGTGGGGAGGGTTTGTAGAGTGGCGGTTCGGCTGGAAGACCATGGTTTATTCGCTGGGTGTGCTGTGTTTTGCTACAAGCTGGATGATGTTagggcttggagaagatgtggGTGGGTACGGGACGAAGAACGGGGCCGTGGATGCGGAAGCTGGTACAGATACCGACGGCCCTGACAGGGTGTCTTGGTTTAGGAGGATGGATTTGCGAACTCGAACGATCTGGGGAAACATGAAGAGGGGCTGGAATGGGATCCCGGTACTTGGGAGGCAGGTTAACTCTGGGGCACAAACTGTAGATGGAGACACTGAGAGGGAAGGACTTTTGGCGGGAAGTGGGAGGGA TTAG
- a CDS encoding uncharacterized protein (transcript_id=CADANIAT00007058), with the protein MQLTRPPWLLRFRSSTVFIIATVWVSSFTGYFLYAMVVPILPTALAERAHVPYQDRGYWVSLLLMSEALTAFLCCPLFGYLVDIAPTRRLPYLLGLIFLGASMGLLAIAKTTVMFVIARLLQGGATAMVAVAGLALLTDSVPLDNLGQTIGYQGSAVALGFLLGPLLGGIVYDKAGYDVVFRMAFALVGLDLVMRVAMIEQGVAAKWTITNPSAATSEETILSSQGDAGYQTFAEAQETETGSGESTLTDGRSQDYEQKFENGDAQSPTFFQIAKQPRVVISSFGLLVQGLLFSAFDATIPIFVETTFNWTPLGAGLAFLPSALTALFEPFFGPRLPAFTSFFILPFPLMSLAFVTTNSPAMISLLLTLLTLIGLLINFATPALFVETQDVLVRLQQSVRSPLLSTQDRTQTQMKRDESQSRKQSQVKGIARAFGIQTMAQFLGMLLGSLWGGFVEWRFGWKTMVYSLGVLCFATSWMMLGLGEDVGGYGTKNGAVDAEAGTDTDGPDRVSWFRRMDLRTRTIWGNMKRGWNGIPVLGRQVNSGAQTVDGDTEREGLLAGSGRE; encoded by the exons ATGCAGTTGACACGGCCCCCTTGGCTCCTCCGGTTCCGTTCATCAACGGTCTTTATCATTGCGACAGTTTGGGTCTCCTCGTTCACA GGCTACTTTCTCTATGCAATG GTGGTGCCGATCCTCCCAACAGCCCTGGCTGAACGAGCGCATGTTCCATATCAAGACC GTGGCTACTGGGTAAGCCTGCTCCTAATGAGCGAAGCCTTGACAGCGTTCCTCTGCTGCCCGCTCTTTGGCTACCTTGTCGACATCGCGCCTACCCGACGTCTCCCCTACCTCCTAGGCCTGATCTTCCTCGGTGCCTCAATGGGCCTCCTGGCTATTGCCAAGACAACGGTCATGTTTGTGATCGCACGCCTTTTGCAAGGTGGCGCGACGGCTATGGTCGCTGTGGCGGGCCTCGCACTCCTCACGGACTCCGTTCCGCTCGATAATTTAGGGCAGACCATTGGGTATCAGGGGTCTGCCGTTGCGCTGGGGTTTCTGCTTGGTCCGTTGTTAGGTGGTATTGTTTATGATAAAGCAGGGTATGATGTTGTTTTTCGGATGGCATTTGCACTTGTGGGTTTGGACCTGGTCATGAGGGTTGCGATGATTGAGCAAGGAGTTGCTGCTAAGTGGACTATCACGAACCCTTCCGCTGCGACTTCAGAGGAGACTATCCTATCTTCTCAGGGAGATGCCGGATATCAAACCTTTGCGGAGGCCCAAGAAACTGAGACCGGGTCCGGTGAATCTACACTCACAGATGGGCGATCTCAGGACTACGAACAGAAATTTGAAAATGGGGATGCCCAGTCCCCAACGTTCTTCCAGATCGCAAAACAGCCCCGGGTCGTCATCTCTTCGTTTGGTCTTCTTGTCCAAGGCCTCTTATTCTCCGCTTTCGATGCC ACAATACCCATCTTCGTCGAAACAACATTCAACTGGACACCCCTAGGCGCAGgcctcgccttcctcccaTCGGCTCTAACAGCGCTATTTGAGCCATTCTTCG GCCCACGACTCCCAGCATTcacttccttcttcattctccctttccctctcaTGTCCCTCGCCTTCGTCACCACAAACTCCCCCGCCAtgatctccctcctcctAACCCTCCTAACCCTAATCGGTCTACTGATCAACTTTGCAACACCGGCTCTCTTCGTTGAAACACAGGATGTCCTTGTGCGGCTACAACAGTCAGTGCGCTCCCCGCTCCTCTCCACCCAAGATCGAACCCAGACCCAAATGAAGCGGGATGAGAGCCAAAGTCGGAAACAGAGCCAAGTCAAAGGCATAGCTCGAGCGTTCGGCATACAAACGATGGCACAGTTCCTGGGCATGCTCTTAGGCTCATTGTGGGGAGGGTTTGTAGAGTGGCGGTTCGGCTGGAAGACCATGGTTTATTCGCTGGGTGTGCTGTGTTTTGCTACAAGCTGGATGATGTTagggcttggagaagatgtggGTGGGTACGGGACGAAGAACGGGGCCGTGGATGCGGAAGCTGGTACAGATACCGACGGCCCTGACAGGGTGTCTTGGTTTAGGAGGATGGATTTGCGAACTCGAACGATCTGGGGAAACATGAAGAGGGGCTGGAATGGGATCCCGGTACTTGGGAGGCAGGTTAACTCTGGGGCACAAACTGTAGATGGAGACACTGAGAGGGAAGGACTTTTGGCGGGAAGTGGGAGGGAGTAA
- a CDS encoding putative DRAP deaminase (transcript_id=CADANIAT00007059), with protein sequence MRSPHLQYLQKCLSLAEQAPSLPTNFRVGALLVSRKDGDLMTEHDELLSTGYTMELPGNTHAEQCLLSNYASRHSVPEDRVSEVLPDTPGRKLVLYVTMEPCGKRLSGNLPCVQRIIQTRKNGRRGIEKVYFGVKEPTTFVGESEGCKMLTEAGIQWRVVQGLEREILTVATAGHENSEKEVKEALSKVETNLDDISEDEAKRQDLLRRNPMKRVMETTVPR encoded by the coding sequence ATGCGCTCTCCACACCTCCAGTATCTTCAAAAATGCCTTTCCCTCGCCGAGcaagctccttctcttcccacaAATTTCCGCGTCGGCGCCCTCCTCGTCTCCCGCAAAGACGGCGATCTCATGACCGAACACGATGAGCTTCTCTCGACGGGCTACACAATGGAATTACCCGGGAACACTCACGCCGAGCAATGCCTTCTGTCAAATTACGCCTCTAGACACTCCGTTCCGGAGGACCGTGTGTCAGAAGTCCTCCCTGACACGCCAGGCCGCAAACTAGTCCTCTACGTGACGATGGAGCCGTGTGGAAAGCGCCTATCAGGTAACCTACCCTGCGTACAACGAATTATCcagacaaggaagaatggACGGAGAGGTATCGAGAAGGTCTACTTTGGCGTAAAGGAGCCAACCACGTTTGTAGGGGAGTCGGAGGGGTGCAAGATGCTGACAGAGGCCGGGATCCAGTGGAGGGTTGTGCAAGGGCTTGAGAGGGAGATCCTGACAGTTGCGACGGCGGGACATGAGAAttcagagaaggaggtcaaggaggcCTTGAGCAAAGTCGAGACAAACCTAGATGATATTAGTGAAGATGAGGCAAAGAGGCAGGATTTGTTGAGGCGGAAtccgatgaagagggtgatgGAGACGACCGTTCCCCGGTAG
- a CDS encoding factor-independent urate hydroxylase uaZ (transcript_id=CADANIAT00007060), translating into MSTVAAARYGKDNVRVYKVHKDPKTGVQTVTEMTVCVLLEGEIDTSYTKADNSVIVATDSIKNTIFILAKQNPVTPPELFGSILGTHFINKYKHIHVAHTNIITHRWTRLNIDGKPHSHSFVRDSEETRNVQVDVTEGVGIDIKSSINKLTVLKSTGSQFWGFVRDEYTTLPEVWDRILSTDVEATWAWKRFSGLDEVRGNVPKFDETWEAARNITLKTFAEEESASVQATMYKMGEQILAYQPLLETVEYSLPNKHYFEIDLSWHKGLKNTGKDAEVFVPQTNPNGLIKCTVGRKSKAKL; encoded by the exons ATGTCGACCGTTGCAGCTGCCCGCTATGGTAAGGACAATGTTCGAGTCTACAAGGTCCACAAGGACCCGAAGACTGGAGTTCAGACCGTCACTGAAATGACCGTCTGCGTCCTCCTGGAAGGTGAAATCGATACTTC CTACACCAAAGCCGACAACAGCGTCATCGTCGCAACAGACTCCATCAAGAATACCATCTTTATTCTGGCCAAGCAGAACCCCGTCACGCCTCCCGAGCTCTTTGGCTCCATTCTTGGTACCCATttcatcaacaagtacaAGCACATCCACGTCGCGCATACCAACATCATCACGCACCGCTGGACCCGCCTTAACATCGACGGCAAACCACACTCACACTCCTTTGTCCGCGACAGCGAGGAAACCCGCAACGTGCAAGTCGACGTGACCGAGGGCGTCGGCATTGATATCAAGTCCTCAATCAACAAGCTCACCGTGCTCAAGAGCACGGGTTCGCAATTCTGGGGCTTCGTCCGCGACGAGTACACAACACTCCCCGAAGTATGGGACCGCATCCTTAGTACCGATGTTGAAGCGACGTGGGCATGGAAAAGGTTCTCTGGGCTGGATGAGGTCCGTGGGAATGTGCCCAAGTTCGATGAGACTTGGGAGGCGGCGCGGAACATTACGCTCAAGACATttgccgaggaggagagtgcTAGTGTCCAGGCGACTATGTACAAGATGGGCGAGCAGATTCTAGCGTACCAGCCGCTTCTTGAGACTGTCGAGTACTCGTTGCCGAATAAACATTActttgagattg ATCTGAGCTGGCACAAGGGCCTTAAGAACACGGGCAAGGATGCTGAGGTGTTTGTTCCCCAGACAAACCCTAACGGACTGATCAAGTGCACTGTCGGCCGGAAGTCCAAGGCTAAGCTATAG